Proteins encoded by one window of Candidatus Eisenbacteria bacterium:
- a CDS encoding prenyltransferase, whose amino-acid sequence MAERVETAPQAVGTPSFGELVDNWRHALMQGNLPKGRAIDGVSKWLLIVRACVFSMTLTSGLIGGLLAGATAAHPRWGLCALACLGLVLAHAANNMINDYFDTAGGVDTAEYTRALYAPHPILSGLISKKGLIAAIAAVNLADLVIMCVLTAARGWPVVAFALAGLFISVFYVAPPLKLKHHGLGEPGVAIVWGPLMIGGTYFVTAGEIPSWVWLATLPYAITVTTVLIGKHIDKYDQDSAKGIHTLPVILGKQTSLRLNEILMIAFYPIVALLVLRGDLGWGVLLVAFAIPRLIEVLKRYREPKPASAPPGYFLWPLWYVSIAFYHNRLAGGLFVLGLIVNLAFGH is encoded by the coding sequence ATGGCGGAACGCGTCGAGACCGCTCCGCAGGCGGTCGGAACCCCCTCCTTCGGCGAGCTGGTCGACAACTGGCGCCACGCCCTCATGCAGGGAAACCTGCCGAAGGGCCGCGCGATCGACGGCGTCTCGAAGTGGCTGCTCATCGTCCGCGCGTGCGTCTTCTCGATGACGCTCACGTCGGGATTGATCGGCGGCCTCCTCGCCGGCGCCACGGCCGCGCATCCGCGCTGGGGCCTGTGCGCCCTCGCCTGCCTGGGGCTCGTCCTCGCGCACGCGGCGAACAACATGATCAACGACTACTTCGACACCGCGGGCGGGGTCGACACGGCCGAGTACACGCGCGCGCTCTACGCGCCGCACCCGATCCTGTCGGGGCTCATCTCGAAGAAGGGTCTCATCGCGGCGATCGCCGCCGTGAACCTCGCCGACCTCGTCATCATGTGCGTGCTGACCGCGGCACGTGGCTGGCCGGTCGTCGCGTTCGCGCTCGCGGGCCTCTTCATCAGCGTCTTCTACGTGGCACCGCCCCTCAAGCTGAAGCATCACGGCCTGGGCGAGCCCGGTGTGGCGATCGTGTGGGGACCGCTCATGATCGGCGGCACGTACTTCGTGACCGCAGGCGAGATCCCGTCGTGGGTCTGGCTCGCGACGCTGCCCTACGCGATCACCGTCACGACCGTCCTCATCGGCAAGCACATCGACAAGTACGACCAGGACAGCGCGAAGGGCATCCACACGCTGCCGGTGATCCTCGGCAAGCAGACCTCGCTGCGTCTGAACGAGATCCTCATGATCGCCTTCTACCCGATCGTCGCGCTGCTCGTGCTGCGCGGCGACCTCGGCTGGGGCGTCCTGCTGGTCGCCTTCGCGATCCCGCGCCTCATCGAGGTGTTGAAGCGCTACCGCGAGCCCAAGCCCGCGAGCGCGCCGCCCGGCTATTTCCTGTGGCCGCTCTGGTACGTGTCGATCGCCTTCTACCACAATCGCCTCGCCGGCGGCCTGTTCGTACTCGGGCTGATCGTGAACCTGGCCTTCGGACACTAG
- a CDS encoding GNAT family N-acetyltransferase has protein sequence MRTPLDIRVATAADRDAVLALLVAQLRDHQIPTPEAEVARTVDALLARPRRARLLLALDGNRPVGVAALAFSQPIEHGGKAAWLEELYVVPDAREHGTGTRLLGTALDVARAEGAIAVDLEIERGHERVASLYARHGFRPMERQHWVKRFDAPPTTMPERPDTVAGGCFCGAVRYEVHARPREVSHCHCSMCRRAAGAPVVTWATYARDAVRFVRGTPAELHSTPPVTRTFCNACGTPLTFFTTDDPAWIDVTVASMDDPEAMPPDDHIWTSSALSWLHLDDELPHLPRDHHS, from the coding sequence ATGCGGACCCCGCTCGACATCCGCGTCGCGACGGCCGCGGATCGCGACGCCGTGCTGGCACTCCTCGTCGCGCAGCTCCGCGACCACCAGATTCCGACGCCCGAGGCGGAGGTCGCCCGCACGGTCGACGCCCTGCTCGCCCGGCCGCGCCGCGCCCGCCTGCTCCTGGCGCTCGACGGGAATCGCCCGGTCGGCGTCGCCGCGCTCGCCTTCTCGCAGCCGATCGAGCACGGAGGAAAGGCCGCGTGGCTCGAAGAGCTGTACGTCGTCCCGGACGCGCGCGAGCACGGGACCGGCACCCGACTCCTCGGGACCGCGCTCGACGTCGCTCGCGCCGAGGGCGCGATCGCCGTCGATCTCGAGATCGAGCGCGGCCACGAGCGGGTGGCGTCGCTCTACGCTCGCCACGGGTTCCGCCCCATGGAGCGCCAGCACTGGGTGAAGCGCTTCGACGCGCCTCCGACGACGATGCCGGAGCGCCCCGACACCGTCGCCGGCGGCTGCTTCTGCGGCGCGGTCCGCTACGAGGTCCACGCCCGCCCGCGCGAGGTGTCCCACTGCCACTGCAGCATGTGCCGTCGCGCTGCCGGCGCCCCGGTGGTCACCTGGGCGACCTACGCGCGGGACGCGGTCCGCTTCGTTCGCGGAACGCCCGCCGAGCTCCATTCGACGCCACCCGTCACGCGCACCTTCTGCAACGCCTGCGGCACCCCGCTCACCTTCTTCACGACCGACGATCCCGCCTGGATCGACGTCACCGTCGCCAGCATGGACGACCCGGAGGCGATGCCGCCCGACGACCACATCTGGACGTCGAGTGCCCTCTCCTGGCTACATCTCGACGACGAGCTGCCGCACCTGCCACGCGACCACCACAGCTAG
- a CDS encoding acyl-CoA dehydrogenase family protein has protein sequence MDLSYTPEEEAFRARVRKWLEENVPDTSKGYDLEQMKAWQRRLHAAGFLAVAWPKEYGGAGLSIMEQAILNEEMARVRAPGVINVMAISWVGPGIMRYGTDEQKKRFVPKILTAEEIWATGYSEPSSGSDMAAAKTRAERQGDHYVVNGQKIWTTLAHISDWYWVLVRTNPEGPKWAGLSLLLIDMKSPGIDIRPIRQIDGGSEFNEVFMTDVKVPVANLLGKEGQGWEIVSTALVNERSGIAAGVRCDQTLDWLRATARDQGKAKDPVVRQQLAGLAIKGMVMRCAGLRGLSDSLKNRMNPHLSAAMKLMATTLSQQYSETAMDILGPHAQLMNDKHAPFDGRWSRQYLYDRSMTIAGGTTEVQRNIVAQRILGLPRN, from the coding sequence TCTCCTACACGCCGGAAGAAGAAGCGTTTCGCGCCCGGGTTCGGAAATGGCTCGAGGAAAACGTGCCGGACACGTCGAAGGGCTACGACCTGGAGCAGATGAAGGCGTGGCAGCGGCGCCTGCACGCGGCCGGGTTCCTCGCCGTCGCGTGGCCGAAGGAGTACGGCGGCGCCGGCCTCTCCATCATGGAGCAGGCGATCTTGAACGAGGAGATGGCGCGGGTGCGCGCGCCCGGCGTGATCAACGTGATGGCGATCAGCTGGGTCGGCCCCGGCATCATGCGCTATGGCACCGACGAGCAGAAGAAGCGCTTCGTGCCCAAGATCCTCACCGCCGAGGAGATCTGGGCGACGGGCTACTCGGAGCCGTCGTCCGGCTCGGACATGGCGGCGGCCAAGACGCGCGCCGAGCGACAGGGCGACCACTACGTCGTGAACGGTCAGAAGATCTGGACGACGCTCGCGCACATCTCGGACTGGTACTGGGTGCTCGTGCGCACGAACCCCGAGGGACCGAAGTGGGCGGGCCTCTCGCTCCTCCTGATCGACATGAAGAGCCCCGGCATCGACATCCGTCCCATCCGCCAGATCGACGGCGGCTCCGAGTTCAACGAGGTCTTCATGACCGACGTGAAGGTTCCCGTCGCGAACCTCCTCGGCAAGGAAGGGCAGGGCTGGGAGATCGTGTCGACGGCGCTCGTGAACGAGCGCTCGGGGATCGCCGCCGGCGTCCGCTGTGATCAGACGCTCGACTGGCTCCGCGCGACGGCGCGCGACCAGGGCAAGGCGAAGGATCCCGTCGTGCGCCAGCAGCTCGCCGGGCTGGCGATCAAGGGCATGGTCATGCGTTGCGCGGGCCTGCGGGGTCTCAGCGATTCCCTCAAGAACCGGATGAACCCGCATCTCTCGGCCGCGATGAAGCTCATGGCGACGACGCTCTCGCAGCAGTACTCCGAGACGGCCATGGACATCCTCGGCCCGCACGCGCAGCTCATGAACGACAAGCACGCGCCGTTCGACGGCCGATGGTCGCGCCAGTACCTCTACGACCGCTCGATGACGATCGCGGGCGGGACGACCGAGGTGCAGCGCAACATCGTCGCGCAGCGGATCCTCGGGCTGCCGAGGAACTAG